Genomic DNA from Parvivirga hydrogeniphila:
CTGGGTGCTCGGAAGCGAAAGGGAGAGCACCTTAAGCGGCGGCGCCTCAGCGGCCAGCAAGGTACTCAATGAGCGCCGCCCTCTCATCGGCCGTGAGGCGCGCCCCTTTGCCGATCATGCGGTCGATGGTCCGCGCCCACCCTTCGGCGTCGTGTGACGCCGCATCGATGCGCGAACGGTCGTGGCACTTCGTGCACCGAGACACGACGATCTGCTCTGGCGTCTCTGCGCCACCTGCATCGGGCGTAGCCGCGGGTTCCGACCCGCAGCCCGCTGCAAGCGCTGCGCACAGGGCAGCCGTGGCTGTCAGGGCGAGCGCGTGCTTTGCTCGTACCTCGGTTCGTCTCATGTCTCGCTCGATTCGTCGGTTGCGGTGCCTGCACACTGTATCGTACCCGGCTCAGCCGCGCGCGCGTTCGGACGACAATCCGCTAGGATGGTGCAGCACGCACCGACACGAGGAGAGACCATGGCGTCCGGCGAATCCAAGACCGCAGTCGTTGCCGCGATCATCGGCAACCTCGTCATCGCAGCAAGCAAGTTCGTGGCGGCTGCGATCACCGGCTCCTCGGCGATGATCGCCGAAGGCATCCACTCGCTCGTCGACACCGGCAACGGCGCGCTTCTGCTGCTCGGCATCAAGCAGTCTGCGCGCCCCGCGGACCAGGAGCACCCGTTCGGGTACGGCAAGTCGCTCTACTTCTGGAGCCTGATCGTGGCGATGAGCATCTTCGGCATCGGCGGCGGGATGTCCGTGTACGAAGGCATCACGCACATCCAGCACCCGAGCCCGCTTGAGAACCCTGCCTGGAACTACGCCGTGCTCGCCTTCGCGTTCGCCGTCGAGGCGACTTCGTTCCGCGTCGCCGTCCGAGAATTCAACAAGGCGCGCAAGGGGGCGCGCCCGCTCGAGTTCATCCGTTCGTCGAAAGACCCGAGCCTCTACACGGTGGTCTTCGAAGACTCTGCTGCGATGCTCGGCTTGGTGGTGGCGTTCCTCGGCGTCTTCTTCGGACATCTGCTCGAGAACCCCTACTTCGACGGCGCGGCGTCGATCGTCATCGGCCTCATCCTGATGGGCGTGGCGTGGCTTCTCGCAGCAGAGACGCACGGGCTGCTGCTGGGCGAAGGCGCCGACCCCGCGCTCACGCGCCGCCTCACCGAGATCATCGCGTCAGACGAGGCGGTCGAGCGCGTCACCGAACTCCTGACGATGTACATGGGACCGCACGACCTGCTCGTGAACGTCGGCGTCCAGTTCCGGCGCGGCATCCACGCCGAGGCCGTCCACCGGGCGATCCACCGCATCGAAGAACGGCTGCAGGCGGAGCACCCCGAGATCAAGCGGGTCTACGTGGAGGTCGACTCGCTGCCGAAAGGCGAGTGAGGCACCGGGCGACGCGCGAGCGGGCCACGCACGCGGGTCGCCCAGACGAACAGGAGGTCTACCGTGTCGCACAAACGTCCGACCGTCGCATTCATCGGCACCGGGGTGATGGGCGCAGCCATGGCCCGGCACCTGCTCGACGCGGGGTACCCGCTCGTCGTGTTCAACCGGACGAAGGCGAAGGCCGAGCCGCTGCTCGACGCGGGCGCCATCTGGGCCGGAAGCGCGGGCGAAGCGGCTTCGATGGCTGACGTCACCATCACGATGGTGGGCTACCCGCGCGACGTCGAGGAGGTCTACCTCGCGCCGGGCGGCATCATCGACCAGGCGCCAGACGGCGCGCTCCTCGTCGACATGACGACGTCGACGCCGACGCTCGCGGTGCGCATCGCCGAGGCCGCCGCGGCTCGCGGACTGGCGGCGCTCGACGCGCCGGTGTCCGGGGGCGACGTCGGCGCTCGCAACGCGACGCTTACCATCATGGTCGGCGGCGATGCGGCCGCTTACGAGCGTGCGCTACCGCTGTTCGAGGTGATGGGCAAGACGGTCACCTTGATGGGCGGACCGGGCGCCGGGCAGCACACGAAGATGGCGAACCAGATCGGCATCGCCGGCACGATGCTCGGGCTCATCGAGGCGCTCCAGTACGCGAAGGCCGCGGGGCTCGACCTCGCACGCGTGCACGCGGCGCTCTCCGGCGGCGGCGCGAACTCGTGGTCGTGGGGCGCGTACGGCCCGCGCATCCTCGCAGGCGACTTCGCTCCGGGCTTCTACGTGAAGCACTTCGTGAAGGACCTGCGCATCGCGCTCGACGAGGCGCGGACGCTCGGCCTTGCGCTGCCAGGGCTCGGCCTGGCGGAGCGCCTGTACGCGCGGCTGCACGAATCAGGCGGCGCGGAGCTTGGAACGCACGCGCTGTGGCTCCTCTACGAGCGCGGCGAGCAGGCAGCGCCCGTCGATCACGCTGGCGACTGATCGGCTCTCGCGTCGAACGCCCCCGCCTCGGACCGGACGCGCGCCTGCTCCACCAGCC
This window encodes:
- a CDS encoding cation diffusion facilitator family transporter, which gives rise to MASGESKTAVVAAIIGNLVIAASKFVAAAITGSSAMIAEGIHSLVDTGNGALLLLGIKQSARPADQEHPFGYGKSLYFWSLIVAMSIFGIGGGMSVYEGITHIQHPSPLENPAWNYAVLAFAFAVEATSFRVAVREFNKARKGARPLEFIRSSKDPSLYTVVFEDSAAMLGLVVAFLGVFFGHLLENPYFDGAASIVIGLILMGVAWLLAAETHGLLLGEGADPALTRRLTEIIASDEAVERVTELLTMYMGPHDLLVNVGVQFRRGIHAEAVHRAIHRIEERLQAEHPEIKRVYVEVDSLPKGE
- a CDS encoding NAD(P)-dependent oxidoreductase — encoded protein: MSHKRPTVAFIGTGVMGAAMARHLLDAGYPLVVFNRTKAKAEPLLDAGAIWAGSAGEAASMADVTITMVGYPRDVEEVYLAPGGIIDQAPDGALLVDMTTSTPTLAVRIAEAAAARGLAALDAPVSGGDVGARNATLTIMVGGDAAAYERALPLFEVMGKTVTLMGGPGAGQHTKMANQIGIAGTMLGLIEALQYAKAAGLDLARVHAALSGGGANSWSWGAYGPRILAGDFAPGFYVKHFVKDLRIALDEARTLGLALPGLGLAERLYARLHESGGAELGTHALWLLYERGEQAAPVDHAGD